A genomic segment from Mastomys coucha isolate ucsf_1 unplaced genomic scaffold, UCSF_Mcou_1 pScaffold7, whole genome shotgun sequence encodes:
- the Tdp2 gene encoding tyrosyl-DNA phosphodiesterase 2 isoform X1: MASGSSSEVAEPAEPAAAPAAAETEEDQVKRRRLQCLGFALVGRCDATTAPTFLSENNWQTQKALSAYFELPGNDQAGQRQPPTSFNSEAYIDLTNEDTNDTIILETSPSGTPLEDSSTISFISWNIDGLDGCNLPERARGVCSCLALYSPDVVFLQEVIPPYCAYLKKRASSYKIITGNEVGYFTAILLKKGRVKFKSQEIVPFPNTKMMRNLLCVNVSLGGNEFCLMTSHLESTREHSAERMSQLKTVFRKMQEAPDSTTIIFAGDTNLRDHEVIKCGGLPDNVFDAWEFLGKPKHCQYTWDTKANNNLGIRAACKHRFDRIFFRAEGGHLIPQSLDLVGLEKLDCGRFPSDHWGLLCTLNVVL, from the exons ATGGCGTCTGGCAGCAGTTCCGAAGTGGCGGAGCCCGCAGAGCCGGCGGCGGCGCCCGCGGCAGCAGAAACAGAGGAGGACCAGGTGAAGAGACGGCGGCTTCAGTGCCTGGGCTTTGCGTTGGTGGGGAGATGCGACGCCACGACGGCCCCCACCTTCCTGTCGGAGAACAACTGGCAGACGCAA AAAGCGTTGAGCGCCTACTTCGAACTTCCAGGGAACGACCAAGCAGGGCAGCGCCAGCCTCCGACGTCCTTCAACTCCGAGGCCTA TATTGATCTAACCAACGAGGATACAAATGATACCATCATTTTAGAAACCAGTCCATCTGGAACTCCTCTAGAAGATAGCAGCACTATCTCTTTCATTTCCTGGAATATTGATGGATTAGATGGATGCAATCTGCCAGAGAGGGCTCGAGGAGTGTGTTCCTGCCTAGCTTT GTACAGTCCAGATGTAGTATTTCTACAGGAAGTTATTCCCCCATACTGTGCCTACCTAAAGAAGAGAGCAAGCAGTTACAAAATCATTACAG GTAATGAAGTAGGATATTTCACAGCTATACTATTGAAGAAAGGAAGAGTGAAATTTAAAAGTCAAGAGATTGTTCCTTTTCCGAATACCAAAATGATGAGAAACCTTCTGTGTGTAAAT GTGAGTTTGGGTGGAAATGAATTTTGCCTTATGACATCCCATTTGGAGAGCACCAGAGAACATTCTGCAGAACGAATGAGTCAGCTAAAAACTGTTTTTCGAAAAATGCAAGAGGCTCCAGATTCAACTACCATTATATTTGCAGGAGATACAAATTTAAGAGATCACGAA GTTATCAAATGTGGCGGTTTACCTGACAATGTTTTTGATGCCTGGGAATTTTTGGGCAAACCTAAACATTGCCAGTATACATGGGATACGAAAGCAAATAACAACCTCGGGATTCGTGCCGCTTGTAAGCATCGTTTTGATCGAATATTTTTCAGAGCAGAAGGGGGGCACCTCATTCCCCAAAGTTTAGACCTTGTTGGTTTGGAAAAACTGGACTGTGGTAGATTTCCTAGTGATCACTGGGGGCTCCTGTGCACCTTGAATGTGGTGTTGTGA
- the Tdp2 gene encoding tyrosyl-DNA phosphodiesterase 2 isoform X2 produces the protein MASGSSSEVAEPAEPAAAPAAAETEEDQKALSAYFELPGNDQAGQRQPPTSFNSEAYIDLTNEDTNDTIILETSPSGTPLEDSSTISFISWNIDGLDGCNLPERARGVCSCLALYSPDVVFLQEVIPPYCAYLKKRASSYKIITGNEVGYFTAILLKKGRVKFKSQEIVPFPNTKMMRNLLCVNVSLGGNEFCLMTSHLESTREHSAERMSQLKTVFRKMQEAPDSTTIIFAGDTNLRDHEVIKCGGLPDNVFDAWEFLGKPKHCQYTWDTKANNNLGIRAACKHRFDRIFFRAEGGHLIPQSLDLVGLEKLDCGRFPSDHWGLLCTLNVVL, from the exons ATGGCGTCTGGCAGCAGTTCCGAAGTGGCGGAGCCCGCAGAGCCGGCGGCGGCGCCCGCGGCAGCAGAAACAGAGGAGGACCAG AAAGCGTTGAGCGCCTACTTCGAACTTCCAGGGAACGACCAAGCAGGGCAGCGCCAGCCTCCGACGTCCTTCAACTCCGAGGCCTA TATTGATCTAACCAACGAGGATACAAATGATACCATCATTTTAGAAACCAGTCCATCTGGAACTCCTCTAGAAGATAGCAGCACTATCTCTTTCATTTCCTGGAATATTGATGGATTAGATGGATGCAATCTGCCAGAGAGGGCTCGAGGAGTGTGTTCCTGCCTAGCTTT GTACAGTCCAGATGTAGTATTTCTACAGGAAGTTATTCCCCCATACTGTGCCTACCTAAAGAAGAGAGCAAGCAGTTACAAAATCATTACAG GTAATGAAGTAGGATATTTCACAGCTATACTATTGAAGAAAGGAAGAGTGAAATTTAAAAGTCAAGAGATTGTTCCTTTTCCGAATACCAAAATGATGAGAAACCTTCTGTGTGTAAAT GTGAGTTTGGGTGGAAATGAATTTTGCCTTATGACATCCCATTTGGAGAGCACCAGAGAACATTCTGCAGAACGAATGAGTCAGCTAAAAACTGTTTTTCGAAAAATGCAAGAGGCTCCAGATTCAACTACCATTATATTTGCAGGAGATACAAATTTAAGAGATCACGAA GTTATCAAATGTGGCGGTTTACCTGACAATGTTTTTGATGCCTGGGAATTTTTGGGCAAACCTAAACATTGCCAGTATACATGGGATACGAAAGCAAATAACAACCTCGGGATTCGTGCCGCTTGTAAGCATCGTTTTGATCGAATATTTTTCAGAGCAGAAGGGGGGCACCTCATTCCCCAAAGTTTAGACCTTGTTGGTTTGGAAAAACTGGACTGTGGTAGATTTCCTAGTGATCACTGGGGGCTCCTGTGCACCTTGAATGTGGTGTTGTGA